One Cryptomeria japonica chromosome 9, Sugi_1.0, whole genome shotgun sequence genomic window carries:
- the LOC131052402 gene encoding pentatricopeptide repeat-containing protein At4g02750, with protein MSLLPYLKTKKEIKFGCAYVQILHTGIAKNTLSQGSQIHSLITHRGLTFSTRIFLENNLVNLYVKCGTLVDARKVFDEMKERDGFSWNVVIAAYRRYGYPHEALKLFDQMQQTGVQPDQFTFASILPACAKIRALEQGVDIHQRIKKSGYSTDVVIASALVDMYTKCGILHKAHELFDEMPHRNMVSWNTMITGYTKNGAFDEAFRLFEEMPQRDVVSWSTMIAGFAKYGLLEKAFETFKQMKSAGVKPNSTTFAGILPACGKMQALEQGMNIHLSIFESGYWLDTVCATALLDMYAKCGTIHKARKLFDRMHQRNVISWNAMIAGYLHNGVLDEAISLFKEMPQRDVVSWNLMIAGYAQNGILDEALRLFKEMPQRNVVSWTAMAAGYTQNGALDKALRLFKEMPRRDVVTWNMIIAGYARNGFSEKALEIFKNMQLTGVQPDEFVLASILSACAKMGALEQGMDVHRSIIISGFLSDVVVASALVDMYAKCGSIQKARQLFDNMSRRNALSWNAMITGYAMHGFHKDALKFFELMKHSGIYPDNVSYIGVLFACGHAGLVDEGCKYFNGMNNSYNMIPTLEHYVCTIDLLGRAGYLEEALNFIIKMPIKPVAIVWMSLLGTCKSYKNIELGVYAASLLFELDPQNSASYVLLSNIYAEEHRWGDNQKVRRLMIDRGIKKLPGSSCIQVHKMVHDFA; from the coding sequence ATGTCTTTACTACCATATTTGAAGACTAAGAAAGAGATTAAATTTGGTTGTGCATATGTTCAAATATTGCACACCGGCATTGCCAAAAATACTCTTTCACAGGGTAGTCAAATTCACTCTCTCATCACTCACAGGGGATTGACATTTTCTACACGGATATTTTTAGAAAATAACCTTGTCAACCTATACGTCAAGTGTGGTACTCTGGTTGATGCTCGTAAAGTGTTTGACGAAATGAAAGAACGAGACGGCTTCTCATGGAATGTGGTCATTGCAGCTTACAGAAGATATGGGTATCCTCATGAGGCACTGAAACTGTTTGACCAAATGCAACAAACTGGTGTACAACCCGATCAGTTCACATTTGCCAGCATTCTCCCAGCTTGTGCCAAAATACGAGCTTTGGAACAGGGTGTTGACATCCATCAAAGAATCAAGAAAAGTGGTTATTCGACAGATGTTGTCATTGCCagtgccttggtagacatgtacaCAAAGTGTGGAATTCTACACAAGGCACACGAACTGTTTGATGAAATGCCTCATAGAAATATGGTTTCGTGGAATACGATGATAACAGGATATACGAAAAATGGTGCTTTTGATGAGGCTTTCAGACTTTTCGAAGAAATGCCTCAACGAGATGTGGTCTCATGGAGTACGATGATTGCAGGATTTGCAAAATATGGGCTTCTTGAAAAGGCCTTTGAGACTTTTAAGCAAATGAAATCGGCAGGCGTAAAGCCAAACTCCACAACGTTTGCCGGCATCCTCCCAGCCTGTGGTAAAATGCAAGCCTTGGAGCAGGGTATGAACATCCATCTAAGCATATTTGAAAGTGGATATTGGTTGGATACTGTTTGTGCAACTGCTCTGTTGGACATGTATGCCAAATGTGGAACCATACACAAGGCACggaaactgtttgacagaatgcatcaaagaaatgtgatctcatggaatgcTATGATCGCAGGATATTTACACAATGGTGTTCTTGATGAGGCTATAAGTCTTTTCAAAGAAATGCCTCAACGAGATGTCGTTTCATGGAATctgatgattgcaggatatgcacaaaatggtatACTTGACGAGGCTTTAAGACTTTTCAaagaaatgcctcaaagaaatgtggtttcatggACTGCAATGGCTGCAGGATACACACAAAATGGTGCTCTTGACAAAGCTTTAAGACTTTTCAAAGAAATGCCTCGACGAGACGTGGTTACATGGAATATGATAATTGCAGGATATGCACGAAACGGTTTTTCTGAAAAAGCCTTGGAGATTTTTAAGAATATGCAATTAACAGGTGTACAACCTGATGAGTTTGTCTTAGCGAGCATCCTGTCAgcatgtgccaaaatgggagctttggaacagggtatggatgtCCATCGAAGTATAATCATAAGTGgctttttgtcagatgttgtagttgccaGTGCCCTCGTCGACATGTATGCAAAGTGTGGAAGTATACAAAAGGCACGTCAACTATTTGACAATATGTCGCGACGAAATGCACtgtcatggaatgcaatgattacaGGATATGCAATGCATGGCTTTCACAAAGATGCTCTCAAATTCTTTGAACTAATGAAACACTCTGGAATATACCCTGACAATGTAAGCTACATTGGTGTTTTATTTGCTTGCGGTCATGCAGGTTTAGTGGATGAAGGCTGTAAATACTTCAATGGCATGAACAACTCCTATAACATGATTCCTACATTGGAGCATTATGTATGCACGATTGATCTTCTTGGCCGTGCTGGCTATCTTGAGGAAGCTTTAAACtttatcatcaaaatgccaattaaACCTGTAGCGATTGTGTGGATGTCTTTGCTTGGTACTTGTAAATCATATAAGAATATCGAGCTAGGAGTATATGCAGCAAGTCTTCTTTTTGAGCTGGATCCTCAAAATTCTGCATCTTATGTTCTTCTATCAAACATCTACGCAGAAGAGCACAGGTGGGGTGACAATCaaaaggtaaggagattgatgaTAGATAGAGGAATTAAAAAATTACCGGGAAGTAGTTGTATTCAAGTCCACAAAATGGTACATGATTTTGCGTAG